The Chitinophaga flava genome has a segment encoding these proteins:
- a CDS encoding HipA N-terminal domain-containing protein, protein MSKKGKVYYGERLAGIVAETDEGYTFVYDPDYLRSKDAMPVSLTMPLTDGMYLSKVLFAFFDGLIPEGWLLDIATKHWKLRPNDRFELLLQTCKDAIGAVSIIPDDNNLYDG, encoded by the coding sequence ATGAGTAAGAAAGGAAAAGTTTATTACGGTGAACGGCTGGCAGGCATTGTCGCTGAAACAGATGAAGGGTATACTTTTGTCTACGATCCGGATTACCTGAGAAGCAAGGATGCTATGCCTGTTAGCCTGACAATGCCTTTAACAGATGGCATGTATTTAAGTAAAGTATTGTTTGCCTTTTTTGATGGACTAATACCGGAAGGCTGGCTGTTGGACATTGCAACAAAGCATTGGAAACTAAGGCCCAATGACCGTTTTGAGCTCTTATTGCAAACATGCAAAGATGCAATAGGGGCAGTTAGTATAATTCCTGATGATAATAATTTATACGATGGCTAA
- a CDS encoding TetR/AcrR family transcriptional regulator: MKEEWHQLVHGSIILFTHKGIRATSVDEITRFCQLPTQSFYEHFDSKEKLVCHIITKWLEKTERYLSFNRHLSPNAITEISNFFRAAEKMVEIIQPIFFIDICNHYSNIWEKLEQLREETIASFIRLNVCRGLQEGLYRRNLDQSLMEKIYFTPMQIVTEHRHIERCLVNRIYHEMNTIFLHGLVNLRGMKLIYEKDAH, encoded by the coding sequence ATGAAAGAAGAATGGCACCAGCTCGTTCATGGCAGCATCATCCTCTTTACCCACAAAGGTATCAGGGCTACCAGCGTAGATGAGATCACCCGGTTCTGCCAGCTGCCTACCCAAAGCTTTTACGAACATTTCGACAGTAAAGAAAAACTGGTTTGCCATATCATCACGAAATGGCTGGAAAAAACAGAGCGGTACCTTTCTTTCAACAGGCACCTGTCTCCCAACGCCATCACAGAGATCAGTAACTTTTTCAGGGCTGCGGAAAAAATGGTGGAAATCATTCAGCCCATCTTTTTTATCGATATCTGCAATCATTACAGCAACATCTGGGAAAAGCTGGAGCAGCTCAGGGAAGAAACAATCGCCTCTTTCATCCGGCTGAATGTCTGCAGAGGATTGCAGGAAGGGCTGTACCGCCGCAACCTCGACCAGTCACTGATGGAGAAGATTTACTTTACACCAATGCAAATAGTAACAGAACATAGGCATATAGAGAGGTGTCTTGTCAACAGGATCTACCATGAGATGAACACCATTTTCCTGCATGGACTAGTAAACCTCAGAGGTATGAAACTGATCTATGAAAAAGACGCACATTAA
- a CDS encoding efflux RND transporter periplasmic adaptor subunit, giving the protein MTYKPVSFFIMAAMLAGCGNKAVQQEQQAPVKVNVFKVSTSDIPREFSYSGTIEPDNTADIGFAVPGVVNSILAEEGQTVKQGQLLAAIDATEYSNALAIATAGLEQAEDMYNRLNELYQKGSLPAKDYIDIRTKVAQAKANKQISAKHIADSKLYSPISGIIAARKIERGSAAAPGVPAFTIVKTDMVYAKAAIPESEVGSFKQGTIANVYIPTLQDSVSGKITIINPQADAVSRTYNIKIKIPNSNGILLPGMLANISINTGKSMSSLTVPATAVVRDADDITYVFIADAQHKAIRKRITVGALTGKNEVVVTTGLQGGEQVITTGLSNLKDGASISL; this is encoded by the coding sequence ATGACGTACAAACCAGTTTCTTTCTTCATCATGGCAGCAATGCTGGCAGGTTGCGGCAACAAGGCAGTACAACAGGAGCAGCAGGCACCGGTTAAAGTGAACGTATTTAAAGTCAGTACCAGTGATATCCCCCGGGAATTCAGCTACTCCGGTACCATAGAGCCGGACAATACCGCTGATATTGGCTTTGCAGTGCCGGGTGTGGTGAACAGTATTCTGGCAGAAGAAGGTCAGACCGTAAAACAAGGACAGCTGCTGGCAGCCATCGATGCAACCGAATACAGTAATGCGCTCGCAATAGCCACTGCTGGCCTGGAACAGGCAGAAGACATGTACAACCGGCTAAACGAACTTTATCAGAAAGGCAGTCTGCCTGCCAAAGATTATATTGATATCCGGACCAAAGTCGCACAAGCTAAGGCAAACAAACAGATCAGCGCCAAACATATTGCCGACAGCAAGCTCTACTCCCCTATCTCCGGCATCATCGCTGCCAGAAAAATAGAAAGAGGCAGTGCCGCAGCTCCCGGCGTACCTGCTTTTACCATCGTAAAAACAGACATGGTGTATGCCAAAGCAGCCATACCGGAAAGTGAAGTGGGTTCCTTCAAACAGGGTACGATCGCTAACGTATACATCCCTACGCTGCAGGACAGCGTGAGTGGTAAAATCACCATCATCAACCCTCAGGCCGATGCTGTATCGAGGACTTATAACATCAAAATAAAAATCCCCAACAGCAATGGGATCCTGTTGCCCGGCATGCTGGCCAACATCAGCATCAACACCGGTAAAAGCATGAGCAGCCTTACGGTACCCGCTACTGCCGTGGTAAGAGATGCAGATGATATCACTTATGTATTTATCGCCGACGCACAACATAAAGCCATCCGCAAACGCATCACTGTAGGAGCCCTTACCGGCAAAAATGAAGTGGTGGTAACAACAGGACTGCAAGGCGGCGAACAGGTGATCACCACCGGCCTTTCCAACCTCAAAGACGGCGCCTCCATCAGCCTGTAA
- a CDS encoding HipA domain-containing protein has product MIIIYTMANCWFCYKDAGSNQYHTRCCENFFGEKKMPELILDKQLLKQLAEKTINKRIAVTGVQPKLSVTLEHINGSNQDSRLTIVGLWGDYILKPQHPGYHMMPENEDLTMHLATLFKIQVCQHTLLKASDGSMVYLAKRLDRENGKKIHMEDFCQLSEFLTENKYKGSYEKIGKLITKYCTNKGLDLLNYFELVLFSYLTGNNDMHLKNFSVLHRGKEVLLSPAYDLLNVNLVNPADDEDLALTLNAKKKRLKLSDIIAFADSLNIPEKVRQNTFVKFMSINDKVESLIDASFLDEDSKNSYKLMWHQKQRIFDK; this is encoded by the coding sequence ATGATAATAATTTATACGATGGCTAATTGTTGGTTTTGTTATAAAGATGCAGGTAGCAATCAATATCATACCAGATGCTGTGAGAATTTTTTTGGTGAAAAAAAAATGCCGGAGCTAATACTGGATAAACAATTGCTTAAACAGCTGGCTGAAAAAACAATTAATAAGAGAATTGCTGTTACAGGGGTACAGCCTAAATTATCTGTTACGCTGGAGCATATAAACGGGAGTAATCAGGATTCAAGATTGACCATTGTGGGATTATGGGGAGACTATATCCTGAAACCACAGCATCCGGGATATCATATGATGCCTGAAAATGAAGACCTGACAATGCATCTGGCTACCTTATTCAAAATACAGGTATGTCAACATACCTTGCTAAAAGCAAGTGATGGTAGTATGGTTTATCTGGCGAAAAGACTTGACAGAGAAAACGGTAAGAAAATTCACATGGAGGACTTTTGTCAGCTATCGGAATTTCTGACTGAAAACAAGTACAAGGGCTCCTATGAGAAAATCGGAAAGCTGATAACAAAGTATTGTACTAACAAAGGGCTTGATTTACTTAATTATTTTGAACTGGTATTATTTTCCTATCTCACAGGAAATAATGATATGCATCTGAAAAACTTTTCAGTATTACATCGCGGAAAAGAAGTATTGCTTAGTCCGGCCTATGATTTATTGAATGTAAATCTTGTTAATCCTGCAGATGATGAAGACCTGGCATTAACGCTGAATGCCAAAAAGAAAAGACTAAAATTGTCAGATATTATTGCATTTGCGGATAGTCTGAATATCCCCGAAAAAGTCCGGCAGAATACATTTGTAAAATTTATGTCGATCAACGATAAGGTTGAATCACTGATCGATGCATCCTTTTTGGATGAGGATAGTAAGAACAGCTACAAATTAATGTGGCATCAAAAGCAACGTATTTTTGATAAGTAA
- a CDS encoding PepSY domain-containing protein produces MAKSKHYYIRKSHRYLGLLLGIQFLFWTIGGLYFSWSNMDDVHGDFQKKAEPLLSGNLQLVSPSVALDNIRKIHQADSFAAVQLIQILGKPVYQVKGRHMVHEHEGHTNRAAYTTYLADATTGQLRPALSREEAIAVASSRFNGTPAVKSVEYLTSTHSHHEYRESPLPAYAVTFEHPSATTVYVATDLGTVQKFRNNKWRAFDFLWMLHTMDYQGRDNFGNLLLRAFSILGLITVVSGFLLWGISTSLFKKRKKIAKRALV; encoded by the coding sequence ATGGCGAAAAGCAAACACTATTACATCCGGAAGTCACACCGTTACCTGGGGCTGTTGCTGGGCATACAATTCCTGTTCTGGACCATCGGCGGACTGTATTTCAGCTGGAGCAATATGGACGATGTACATGGTGACTTCCAGAAAAAAGCGGAGCCGCTGCTGTCGGGCAACCTGCAGCTGGTATCCCCTTCCGTGGCGCTGGATAATATCCGGAAGATCCACCAGGCCGACTCCTTTGCGGCCGTGCAACTGATACAGATCCTGGGAAAACCGGTATATCAGGTGAAGGGCCGGCATATGGTGCATGAACATGAAGGACATACCAACAGGGCTGCCTACACTACCTACCTGGCTGATGCCACCACCGGTCAGCTCCGGCCGGCATTAAGCCGGGAAGAAGCCATCGCAGTGGCCAGCAGCCGGTTTAACGGAACACCTGCAGTTAAATCTGTGGAGTATCTGACATCCACCCACAGCCACCACGAATACAGGGAAAGCCCGCTGCCGGCATATGCTGTTACTTTTGAACATCCCTCCGCCACCACCGTATACGTAGCCACCGACCTGGGTACCGTGCAGAAATTCCGTAATAACAAATGGAGGGCCTTCGACTTCCTGTGGATGCTCCATACCATGGACTATCAGGGAAGGGATAATTTCGGTAACCTCCTGCTGCGTGCTTTTTCTATACTGGGACTGATAACTGTTGTATCCGGATTCCTGTTATGGGGTATCAGCACCAGCCTTTTTAAGAAAAGGAAAAAAATAGCTAAAAGAGCACTGGTATAA
- a CDS encoding efflux RND transporter permease subunit, translated as MKKRKISFIEAAMQYKQVTIVVVVLLLLLGLYSLLNMPRSENPKIDMPVAMVYAFYPGADEIQMEKQVTNKIEQYLFSFEEVNKEKTKSQTKDGQVFITVELHTSVKDRKKFWSTLQHGLNSAAPQILPQGVIGPVVNSNFGDVTAQIITVSSAQRSYGEIEKYLDKIEDGLKTIPEVSKINRSGGQKQQLYVTIDDQKMQQYGFDLSTIIRTLQVQNITGYSGEMTISSNTFPVFTNSRYKTAEDLGAQIIYTTPQGTVVRLRDVARIERRYEEPSSFIRIGDDKVMMLAIEMQPGNNIVQFGHLVENRLEALRHDFPEDIKIKTIVNQPEVVDESIRHFMKEFGLAIASVIIVVMLLLPFRVAAVSSLAAPISILITFGLINIMGIELHQVTLAALIIVLGMVVDNAIVVVDNYIEKLDEGITPWTAAWQAAKQLSLPIFTATLAIIFAFAPLALFMNGISKDFIAALPITIAVALITSMAVALLLTPYTCYVFIKKGLKHKVSTTRKRKSLLDLLQDTFNKGVELAFRYPRATVGIAVGAVVLAIVLAGKVKQEFFPLSESKQFNAEIWMANGTSLEETERVVKLVEKELQKDKRVTGIASFVGSSSPRFNVTYAPEMPRRNFAQVFITTSGSDATNELVKEYLPKFEGFVPNGYVRLRQLSMQEGSPLAVRVIGENLSDQKKVAEQVKEILRNTAGTNWVRSDYEDDYLGINLQVKEDAAARLGVPNQLITQTIGAGLKGFAVSQIWEGDKPVDIFLRMEANNRKDFNDLGHLHLNSIYGGKVPLKEVAALTPSWHTGVIAHRNGIRTLTVLSEAQKGIMASEILKKAQPQIEKLQLPAGISIQYGGDAESSGENAPGMGKALGTSLILILLTLLFQFKTFGKTLIILATFPLSLLGAFLGLYITGNPMGMTAFMGIISLIGIVVRNGIILVDYADELVRDHHYTIKAAALSAAKRRMRPIFLTSAAAAIGVVPMIVGKSPLWAPLGSVLASGLIVSMILTLFVVPVLYYLFVRPAPEPVVAPDADAEIMYKPAH; from the coding sequence ATGAAAAAGAGAAAAATCAGTTTCATAGAAGCAGCCATGCAGTACAAACAGGTGACCATCGTAGTGGTGGTGCTGTTACTCCTGCTAGGACTGTATTCCCTCCTGAACATGCCCAGGTCGGAAAACCCGAAGATAGACATGCCGGTGGCCATGGTATATGCTTTTTACCCCGGCGCCGATGAAATACAAATGGAGAAACAGGTGACCAACAAAATAGAACAGTACCTGTTTTCCTTCGAAGAAGTAAATAAAGAGAAAACCAAATCCCAAACAAAAGACGGGCAGGTTTTCATTACAGTAGAGTTACATACCTCCGTTAAAGACCGGAAGAAATTCTGGAGCACCCTGCAACACGGCCTCAACAGCGCCGCGCCGCAGATACTTCCACAAGGCGTGATAGGCCCTGTGGTGAACAGCAACTTCGGAGATGTGACCGCACAAATCATCACCGTATCCTCCGCACAACGCAGTTATGGCGAGATAGAAAAATACCTGGATAAAATAGAAGACGGGCTCAAAACCATTCCGGAAGTATCCAAAATAAACCGGTCCGGTGGCCAGAAGCAACAACTATACGTAACAATCGACGATCAGAAGATGCAGCAGTATGGTTTTGACCTGTCTACTATTATCCGTACCCTGCAGGTGCAGAATATCACGGGTTATTCCGGTGAGATGACCATCAGCTCCAATACCTTCCCGGTATTTACCAACAGCCGGTACAAAACTGCGGAAGACCTGGGCGCACAGATCATCTATACCACCCCGCAGGGAACTGTGGTGAGGCTCCGCGATGTAGCACGTATAGAACGCCGGTATGAAGAACCATCTTCGTTTATCCGTATAGGTGATGACAAGGTGATGATGCTGGCGATTGAAATGCAGCCCGGCAACAACATCGTACAATTCGGTCATCTTGTGGAAAACAGGCTGGAAGCGCTCCGGCATGATTTCCCGGAAGACATTAAAATCAAGACAATTGTTAACCAGCCGGAAGTAGTAGATGAGAGTATTCGTCACTTTATGAAAGAGTTTGGACTAGCTATTGCTTCCGTAATCATTGTGGTGATGCTCCTGCTGCCCTTCCGGGTTGCCGCCGTGTCATCGCTGGCAGCGCCTATCTCCATCCTGATCACCTTCGGGCTGATCAACATCATGGGTATAGAACTGCATCAGGTAACGCTTGCAGCGTTGATCATTGTGCTGGGCATGGTAGTAGACAATGCGATCGTGGTGGTGGACAACTACATCGAAAAACTGGATGAGGGTATCACACCGTGGACGGCAGCCTGGCAGGCCGCTAAACAGCTTTCCCTGCCTATCTTCACGGCTACGCTGGCCATCATTTTCGCCTTCGCACCGCTGGCCCTCTTTATGAATGGTATCTCCAAAGATTTCATCGCGGCCCTGCCGATAACCATCGCCGTAGCGCTGATCACCTCTATGGCAGTAGCATTGCTGCTTACACCCTATACCTGTTATGTGTTCATCAAAAAAGGACTCAAACATAAAGTCAGTACCACCAGAAAACGTAAAAGCCTGCTGGACCTCCTGCAGGACACCTTCAACAAAGGCGTGGAGCTGGCCTTCCGTTATCCCCGTGCTACAGTGGGTATCGCGGTAGGTGCAGTAGTACTGGCCATCGTATTGGCAGGTAAGGTGAAGCAGGAATTTTTCCCGCTGAGCGAAAGCAAACAGTTTAATGCAGAAATATGGATGGCCAATGGCACATCCCTCGAAGAAACAGAACGGGTGGTAAAGCTAGTAGAAAAGGAGTTGCAGAAAGATAAACGTGTGACCGGCATTGCCAGTTTTGTAGGTTCCAGCTCCCCCCGTTTTAATGTCACCTATGCACCGGAGATGCCGAGAAGGAACTTCGCGCAGGTATTTATCACCACCTCCGGCAGCGACGCTACCAACGAACTGGTAAAAGAGTACCTGCCTAAGTTCGAAGGTTTTGTGCCCAACGGTTATGTACGTCTGCGTCAGTTGAGTATGCAGGAAGGTTCTCCGCTGGCCGTCCGGGTAATTGGTGAGAACCTGAGCGATCAGAAAAAAGTGGCTGAGCAGGTAAAAGAGATCCTTCGCAATACAGCAGGTACCAACTGGGTAAGATCCGACTATGAAGATGATTACCTGGGCATCAATCTTCAGGTAAAAGAAGACGCTGCTGCCAGACTGGGTGTACCCAACCAGCTGATCACCCAAACGATCGGCGCCGGCCTTAAAGGTTTTGCCGTATCACAGATATGGGAAGGCGACAAACCGGTGGACATCTTCCTGCGTATGGAAGCCAATAACCGCAAGGATTTTAACGACCTGGGCCATCTTCACCTCAACAGCATATACGGTGGTAAAGTGCCTTTAAAAGAAGTAGCAGCGCTGACACCTTCCTGGCATACCGGCGTGATCGCCCACCGTAATGGTATCCGTACCCTCACGGTATTATCCGAAGCACAGAAAGGTATTATGGCTTCCGAGATATTGAAAAAAGCGCAGCCGCAGATCGAAAAGCTGCAGCTCCCTGCCGGTATCAGCATACAATATGGCGGTGATGCCGAATCATCCGGAGAGAATGCTCCCGGTATGGGCAAGGCGCTGGGCACCAGTCTTATTCTGATTCTGCTCACGCTGTTGTTCCAGTTCAAAACTTTTGGTAAAACACTGATCATCCTGGCCACGTTCCCGCTTAGTCTGCTGGGCGCCTTCCTGGGCCTGTATATCACCGGCAACCCGATGGGCATGACCGCTTTCATGGGTATCATCAGTCTGATTGGTATTGTGGTACGTAATGGTATCATCCTGGTAGACTATGCAGATGAGCTGGTAAGAGACCACCACTATACAATAAAAGCCGCCGCGCTGAGTGCAGCCAAACGCCGTATGCGGCCAATATTCCTGACATCGGCCGCAGCTGCCATCGGTGTGGTGCCGATGATCGTTGGTAAGTCGCCGTTATGGGCACCGCTGGGCAGCGTACTGGCATCAGGGCTGATTGTATCCATGATACTCACCCTCTTTGTAGTACCAGTGCTTTATTATCTGTTTGTACGTCCTGCTCCGGAACCCGTAGTAGCGCCCGACGCCGACGCCGAGATCATGTACAAACCGGCCCATTGA
- a CDS encoding AraC family transcriptional regulator, which produces MAHRKEHRAIIKQAEFMRSNGFDDVLGIGLYVTTDVKMSDYNKIEFNFRSDFTSILLIHQGTMKGSLDREVYTLEPNDLLLIAPHTMKKSISTGEGCIGSGLNFTLDFLVEIGLPANKMELYDYFTSKYSPHWKLSVTDANILRTHFRHLEARMEELKQQLPFAREKLQHTFLLFLYELAALSYRYTQLKNPNISRKESLVISFTNLVQVQFRHQRNLKQYAEQLFVTAKYLTETVKEITGKNAGEIIDDYVVLEAKLLLDNPRLSIAEIAETLHFSDQSFFGKFFKRHTGYSPRAFRTLGH; this is translated from the coding sequence ATGGCACACAGGAAAGAGCACAGAGCGATTATCAAACAGGCTGAATTCATGCGCAGCAATGGATTTGATGATGTACTGGGCATTGGACTCTATGTAACCACTGACGTAAAAATGTCGGATTACAACAAAATAGAATTTAATTTCAGGTCAGACTTCACCAGTATCCTGCTGATCCATCAAGGGACAATGAAAGGCTCTCTGGACCGGGAAGTATACACACTGGAACCCAACGATCTGCTGCTGATTGCTCCTCATACCATGAAAAAGTCCATTAGTACGGGAGAGGGATGTATAGGCTCCGGCCTTAACTTCACACTCGACTTCCTGGTGGAAATAGGTTTACCGGCCAACAAAATGGAGCTGTATGATTATTTCACTTCCAAATATTCCCCTCACTGGAAACTTTCCGTTACCGATGCCAACATCCTGCGGACACATTTCCGGCACCTGGAGGCCCGCATGGAAGAACTGAAACAACAACTACCCTTTGCGCGGGAAAAACTGCAGCATACCTTTCTGCTGTTCCTGTACGAACTGGCCGCACTGAGTTATCGGTACACACAGCTGAAAAACCCGAATATCTCCAGAAAAGAAAGCCTGGTGATCAGTTTCACCAATCTGGTACAGGTACAGTTCAGACATCAGCGCAATTTAAAACAGTATGCAGAGCAACTGTTTGTAACCGCCAAATACCTGACAGAAACTGTTAAAGAGATCACCGGCAAAAATGCCGGCGAAATCATCGACGATTATGTAGTGCTGGAAGCCAAATTGTTGCTCGACAATCCGAGACTCAGTATTGCAGAGATAGCAGAAACCCTGCACTTCAGTGATCAGTCTTTCTTTGGCAAATTTTTCAAACGACATACCGGTTATTCGCCGCGTGCCTTCAGGACGCTGGGGCACTGA
- a CDS encoding linear amide C-N hydrolase, with protein sequence MKIRFIIPLTLLFLTQVLFCSHVNACTGIFLKAGDGAFVCARTMEYSVDLESQVIIFPRNYPFNAVSPDGGNKGLSWKTKYAMVGINALGKDALAEGMNEKGLSVGLFYFTGYAGYMDVPAKKIGKSISATDVSAWLLSSFTTVDEVKKAVDSGILINKGIPLYINGGIPFPLHYKVHDAQGKSLVIECVGGKLYTYNNPLGVLTNSPTFDWHMTNLRNYVNLKPTNASLVKMTGDGQNMGNSSGLMGLPGDFTAPSRFIRAVAYTQSMEPSLNAYEAVTQAFHILNSFDIPKGVIRNASLPRNNEYTLWTSASDLKNKRFYFHTFYNRTPHVIDLMKYVNTNKVLTFPMDAPEELVQN encoded by the coding sequence ATGAAGATCAGATTCATTATCCCCCTAACCTTACTATTCCTGACACAGGTATTATTTTGTTCTCACGTTAATGCCTGTACCGGAATTTTTCTGAAAGCCGGAGACGGTGCCTTTGTATGCGCCCGCACCATGGAATATTCTGTTGACCTGGAATCACAGGTCATTATTTTCCCCCGCAACTACCCTTTTAATGCAGTAAGCCCCGATGGTGGCAATAAAGGATTGTCCTGGAAAACAAAATACGCCATGGTAGGCATCAATGCCCTCGGTAAAGATGCTCTTGCCGAAGGCATGAACGAAAAAGGACTGTCAGTAGGGTTGTTCTACTTCACAGGTTATGCCGGTTACATGGATGTTCCGGCAAAAAAAATAGGTAAGTCCATCAGTGCAACCGACGTATCTGCCTGGCTGTTATCCAGTTTTACAACCGTAGATGAAGTAAAAAAAGCGGTGGACAGCGGTATCCTGATCAACAAAGGCATCCCCTTATATATCAACGGGGGTATTCCTTTCCCACTACATTACAAGGTGCATGATGCCCAAGGTAAATCGCTGGTAATCGAATGTGTAGGCGGTAAACTCTATACCTATAATAACCCGTTGGGTGTACTGACCAATTCCCCCACTTTCGACTGGCATATGACCAATCTGCGTAACTACGTAAATCTGAAACCAACCAATGCATCGCTTGTGAAGATGACAGGAGACGGCCAAAATATGGGCAACAGCAGCGGATTGATGGGACTACCAGGTGATTTTACCGCTCCTTCCCGTTTTATCCGTGCGGTAGCCTATACACAAAGCATGGAGCCTAGCCTCAACGCTTACGAGGCTGTTACCCAGGCTTTTCATATTCTTAATTCTTTTGATATCCCCAAAGGAGTGATCAGAAACGCTTCCCTACCAAGAAACAATGAATATACACTATGGACCAGTGCAAGCGACCTGAAAAACAAACGGTTTTATTTTCATACGTTCTACAACAGAACTCCGCATGTGATAGATCTGATGAAATACGTGAACACCAATAAAGTACTGACTTTTCCGATGGACGCTCCTGAGGAACTCGTACAAAACTAA
- a CDS encoding TolC family protein — protein sequence MNFRLIFTLAAALAAHHTFAQAPVLTVEDCQRMAIEQNKKIRAAQYQIDAANAAVKSAAANAYPAIDGSVMGAYLGKPIGGALNGAIPEYFGSAIVSVTQPIYAGGKIQLGKAAAAKGVNIQQEQKALTTAEVLLNVNRAYWQVVQVKEKIILAKKYQEMLQGLQQELKNAYDAGLIYKNDLLRVEVNLNDAALKLTQANDGLVMAKLALAQVTGIPGQTDFNIVDSVSGNFNEVAAQELTAAAESRPEIRLLNQVLEVEQLQKKMLKADFLPTIGVSAAGLATGGKGVNISNGKDFMGSWYGLASISVPIFDWGKKANKVKEQSFKIAARQQELENTKELVGLEVQQAYLALNQSVKKIQTSRLSLEQATENLKLANDRLKAGTITGKDVLEAQTIWQQAYSSIIDSKVEYKINEAAYQKAIGALK from the coding sequence ATGAATTTCAGATTAATATTCACCCTGGCAGCTGCACTGGCCGCTCATCATACTTTTGCGCAGGCTCCTGTGCTGACAGTAGAAGACTGCCAGCGGATGGCCATAGAACAAAACAAAAAAATCAGGGCCGCACAATACCAGATAGATGCGGCCAATGCAGCTGTTAAATCCGCTGCAGCCAACGCCTATCCCGCCATCGATGGTTCTGTGATGGGCGCCTACCTGGGCAAACCCATTGGTGGCGCACTGAATGGCGCCATCCCTGAATACTTCGGCAGTGCAATCGTTTCCGTTACCCAACCGATTTATGCCGGTGGTAAAATACAGCTCGGCAAAGCAGCCGCCGCCAAAGGTGTCAATATCCAGCAGGAACAAAAAGCACTGACCACCGCGGAAGTATTGCTGAATGTTAACAGAGCATACTGGCAGGTAGTACAGGTAAAAGAAAAAATCATCCTGGCTAAAAAATATCAGGAGATGTTGCAAGGACTGCAGCAGGAACTTAAAAACGCTTACGATGCAGGCCTGATCTATAAAAACGACCTGCTGCGCGTAGAAGTGAACCTCAACGACGCCGCCCTGAAACTTACTCAGGCCAACGATGGCCTCGTGATGGCCAAACTGGCCCTGGCGCAGGTGACAGGCATACCCGGCCAGACAGATTTTAATATAGTCGACTCCGTTAGTGGAAACTTCAACGAAGTGGCTGCACAGGAACTAACAGCTGCTGCAGAAAGCAGACCTGAAATCCGCTTGCTGAATCAGGTGCTGGAAGTAGAACAGCTACAGAAAAAAATGCTGAAGGCTGATTTCCTGCCCACTATCGGTGTCAGCGCAGCAGGCCTGGCTACCGGTGGTAAAGGCGTCAATATCAGCAATGGCAAAGACTTCATGGGCTCCTGGTACGGACTGGCCAGCATCAGCGTCCCCATCTTCGACTGGGGTAAAAAAGCCAACAAGGTGAAGGAGCAGTCCTTTAAAATAGCTGCCCGTCAGCAGGAACTGGAAAACACCAAAGAGCTGGTGGGCCTCGAAGTACAGCAGGCATACCTGGCCCTTAACCAGTCCGTCAAAAAAATCCAGACCTCCCGGCTGTCGCTGGAACAGGCCACCGAGAACCTCAAACTCGCCAACGACCGCCTCAAAGCAGGTACCATCACCGGAAAGGACGTACTGGAAGCACAAACCATATGGCAACAGGCCTATAGCAGTATCATAGACAGTAAGGTTGAATATAAGATCAATGAAGCGGCATATCAGAAAGCGATCGGAGCATTGAAATAA